Proteins encoded by one window of Kribbella flavida DSM 17836:
- a CDS encoding flavin reductase family protein, whose protein sequence is MSVHAFNPAQNRRPGLSVVPDHTEERPVDTDLFRSVFRRHAAGVVVITADAGHGPAGFTATSLVSVSSLPPLVSFSIATSASSWPTVQAARSLVVNFLDAGQRDLAGRFATSGIDRFAEPTRWSRLRTGEPVLDDAPSYLRALVEHRFAVGANHIVVARLAVHAERRIHDPLLYHDGQYVTTA, encoded by the coding sequence ATGTCCGTCCATGCGTTCAACCCTGCCCAGAACCGCCGTCCCGGGCTCAGCGTCGTGCCCGACCACACCGAGGAGCGGCCGGTCGACACCGACCTGTTCCGGTCCGTCTTCCGCCGGCACGCCGCGGGCGTCGTGGTGATCACCGCGGACGCCGGCCACGGCCCGGCCGGCTTCACCGCGACCTCACTGGTCTCGGTCAGCTCGCTGCCACCGCTGGTCTCGTTCTCGATCGCCACCTCCGCGTCCAGCTGGCCGACCGTCCAGGCCGCGCGCAGCCTGGTGGTCAACTTCCTGGACGCCGGCCAGCGCGACCTGGCCGGCCGGTTCGCGACCAGCGGCATCGACCGGTTCGCCGAGCCGACCCGGTGGTCCCGGCTGCGCACCGGTGAGCCGGTGCTCGACGACGCGCCGAGCTACCTGCGGGCGCTGGTCGAGCACCGCTTCGCCGTCGGGGCCAACCACATCGTCGTCGCACGGCTGGCCGTGCACGCCGAGCGCCGGATCCACGACCCGCTGCTCTACCACGACGGCCAGTACGTCACCACCGCCTGA
- a CDS encoding ABC transporter substrate-binding protein yields MLKNRLAVLAGAAAAITLLAGCGGDAAAGGGPKLALDAALPASVPDGARIVVGDPTTQKALELSGQLGKVTKFVQFANLSGGPQTTEAFRAKALDVGAVAEIPPIHATWTGLNVRIVASKFRQDPLNHPIYELGVAPGVEVKTLADLRGKKVAYSPGQAQGALVLKVLKKAGLTKEDVELVELPSTGDIYPNALAARQVEVAPIGGVAIKRYLSKYGKDGATTIRHGLRDDAAHLYVQTASLEDEGKAAAIRAYVAAWGVAQDWIDKHPKQWIEGYYVKDQGLSQADGEWLVDNAGHPEITADWSAAIERQQETIQLLAKETGNEEIKAADLYDLRFQAVAAEAIKAGAAK; encoded by the coding sequence ATGCTGAAGAACAGACTCGCCGTCCTGGCCGGAGCCGCTGCGGCGATCACGCTGCTGGCCGGCTGCGGCGGTGACGCCGCGGCCGGGGGCGGCCCCAAGCTCGCGCTCGACGCCGCGCTGCCGGCCTCGGTGCCCGACGGCGCCCGGATCGTCGTCGGCGACCCGACCACGCAGAAGGCCCTGGAACTGTCCGGGCAGCTCGGCAAGGTCACGAAATTCGTCCAGTTCGCCAACCTCAGCGGCGGTCCGCAGACCACCGAGGCGTTCCGGGCCAAGGCGCTGGACGTCGGCGCGGTCGCCGAGATCCCGCCGATCCACGCCACCTGGACGGGGCTGAACGTGCGGATCGTCGCCTCCAAGTTCCGCCAGGACCCGCTGAACCACCCGATCTACGAGCTCGGCGTCGCGCCCGGCGTCGAGGTGAAGACGCTCGCCGACCTGCGCGGCAAGAAGGTTGCCTACAGCCCCGGCCAGGCGCAGGGTGCGCTGGTGCTCAAGGTGCTGAAGAAGGCGGGCCTGACCAAGGAGGACGTCGAGCTGGTCGAGCTGCCCAGCACCGGCGACATCTACCCCAACGCGCTGGCCGCCCGGCAGGTGGAGGTCGCCCCGATCGGCGGCGTCGCGATCAAGCGCTACCTGAGCAAGTACGGCAAGGACGGCGCGACCACGATCCGGCACGGCCTACGCGACGACGCCGCGCACCTCTACGTGCAGACCGCGTCGCTGGAGGACGAGGGCAAGGCCGCCGCGATCCGCGCGTACGTCGCCGCCTGGGGTGTGGCGCAGGACTGGATCGACAAGCACCCGAAGCAGTGGATCGAGGGTTACTACGTGAAGGACCAGGGACTGAGCCAGGCCGACGGCGAGTGGCTGGTGGACAACGCCGGCCACCCGGAGATCACCGCCGACTGGAGCGCCGCGATCGAGCGGCAGCAGGAGACCATCCAGCTGCTTGCCAAGGAAACCGGCAACGAGGAAATCAAGGCCGCGGACCTCTACGACCTGCGGTTCCAGGCGGTCGCGGCCGAGGCCATCAAGGCCGGGGCCGCCAAGTGA
- a CDS encoding ABC transporter permease, whose amino-acid sequence MSGQTATIGGVRAKREQQAVTTRPVRRRRRLGPGKPIRFGAAIGPVLLLAIWSIGSAAGWLDPRVLSAPWTVVTTTGDLIADGRLQSNLLTSTQRAFVGLGLGILLGTVLALASGLSRIGEAVLDGPIQIKRAIPSLALLPLLILWLGIGETMKITTITLGVFVPIYIHTHNGLRTIDSRYVELAQTVGLSRWTFVRRVVLPGALPGFLLGLRFAVTGAWLSLVVVEQINSTSGIGYMMELARTYGQTDIIIVGLVLYGILGLLSDGAVRLIQRKALSWRRTLAD is encoded by the coding sequence GTGAGCGGCCAGACCGCGACGATCGGCGGCGTACGGGCGAAGCGGGAGCAGCAGGCCGTCACCACCCGGCCGGTACGGCGTCGCCGGCGGCTGGGACCGGGCAAGCCGATCCGGTTCGGCGCGGCGATCGGACCGGTGCTGCTGCTGGCGATCTGGAGCATCGGCTCGGCGGCCGGCTGGCTCGACCCGCGGGTGCTGTCCGCGCCGTGGACGGTTGTCACCACCACCGGCGACCTGATCGCGGACGGGCGGCTGCAGTCCAACCTGCTGACCTCGACCCAGCGGGCCTTCGTCGGCCTGGGGCTCGGCATCCTGCTCGGAACGGTGCTCGCGCTGGCGTCCGGCCTGAGCCGGATCGGCGAGGCGGTCCTGGACGGCCCGATCCAGATCAAGCGGGCGATCCCGTCGCTGGCCCTGCTGCCGCTGCTGATCCTGTGGCTCGGCATCGGCGAGACGATGAAGATCACCACCATCACGCTCGGCGTCTTCGTGCCGATCTACATCCACACCCACAACGGCCTGCGCACGATCGACAGCCGCTACGTCGAGCTCGCCCAGACCGTCGGCCTGTCGCGCTGGACGTTCGTCCGTCGGGTCGTGCTGCCGGGGGCCCTGCCGGGCTTCCTGCTCGGCCTGCGGTTCGCGGTGACCGGGGCGTGGCTGTCGCTCGTGGTCGTCGAGCAGATCAACTCCACCAGCGGGATCGGCTACATGATGGAGCTGGCCCGCACCTACGGGCAGACCGACATCATCATCGTCGGTCTGGTCCTGTACGGCATTCTCGGGCTGCTCTCCGACGGAGCCGTCCGGCTGATCCAGAGGAAGGCACTGTCATGGCGACGCACACTGGCGGACTAG
- a CDS encoding ABC transporter ATP-binding protein: MATHTGGLVLEKAVEVRGLVRSYGDRAVLDDLDLSIAPGEFVALLGKSGSGKSTLLRALAGLDHDVDGHGELVVPANVSVVFQDSRLLPWARVLDNVVLGLRTANAENRGRQSLAEVGLAGREKAWPNELSGGEQQRVALARSLVREPELLLADEPFGALDALTRLKMHALLRKLCAAHRPAVLLVTHDVDESIVLADRVIVLDEGRVAAEQRIEPAISRSPADPGFAAVRSRLLDALGVSL; the protein is encoded by the coding sequence ATGGCGACGCACACTGGCGGACTAGTCCTCGAGAAGGCGGTCGAGGTCCGCGGCCTGGTCCGCTCGTACGGCGACCGGGCGGTGCTCGACGACCTCGACCTGAGCATCGCGCCCGGCGAGTTCGTCGCGCTGCTGGGCAAGAGCGGGTCCGGCAAGAGCACCTTGCTCCGGGCCCTGGCCGGCCTGGACCACGACGTGGACGGGCACGGCGAGCTGGTCGTGCCGGCGAACGTGTCGGTGGTCTTCCAGGACTCCCGGTTGTTGCCCTGGGCCCGCGTCCTGGACAACGTCGTGCTGGGCCTGCGGACTGCGAACGCCGAGAACCGCGGCCGGCAGAGTCTGGCCGAGGTCGGGCTGGCCGGTCGCGAGAAGGCCTGGCCCAACGAGCTCTCCGGCGGTGAGCAGCAACGGGTCGCCCTGGCCCGGTCGCTGGTCCGCGAGCCGGAGCTGCTGCTCGCGGACGAGCCGTTCGGCGCCCTGGACGCGCTGACCCGGCTGAAGATGCACGCGCTGCTGCGCAAACTGTGCGCGGCGCACCGGCCCGCCGTCCTGCTGGTCACCCACGACGTCGACGAGTCGATCGTGCTCGCCGACCGGGTGATCGTGCTCGACGAGGGCCGGGTGGCCGCCGAGCAGCGGATCGAGCCGGCGATCTCGCGCAGCCCGGCCGATCCCGGCTTCGCCGCCGTCCGGTCCCGGCTTCTGGATGCCCTGGGGGTTTCGCTGTGA
- a CDS encoding LLM class flavin-dependent oxidoreductase has translation MSKQLHLNAFLMSTGHHEASWRLPESNPLANTDVEHYRELARIAERGKFDSVFFADSPVLFSDVGRRPAGSLEPTVLLTAIAAVTSRIGLIATASTTYNEPFNLARRFASVDHVSAGRAGWNVVTTAGPEAAKNFNLADQPAHAERYERAAEFLEVSFKLWDSWQDDATLADKESGVWGENAHVRPIEHVGRHFQVRGPLNLPRSPQGYPLIVQAGSSEDGKGLAARYAEAVFTAQQTLADAQAFYSDLKARTAALGRNPDGLKILPGIVPVIGATEAEALALERELDELIKPEYAREQLARTLRVKPEDLPFDRQLPADLPDEDEIEGAKSRYTLIVTLARREQLTVRELIGRLGGGRGHRTFSGTPEQVADAIQEWFDAGAADGFNIMPAVLPSGLVAFADHVVPLLQQRGLFRTEYTGTTLRDHYGLPRPSGRREQDPSKSLQEATA, from the coding sequence GTGAGCAAGCAGTTGCACCTGAACGCCTTTCTGATGAGCACCGGCCACCACGAGGCGTCGTGGCGGCTGCCGGAGAGCAACCCGCTGGCCAACACCGACGTCGAGCACTACCGCGAGCTGGCCCGGATCGCCGAGCGCGGCAAGTTCGACTCGGTCTTCTTCGCCGACTCGCCGGTGCTCTTCAGCGACGTCGGCCGGCGACCGGCGGGATCGCTGGAACCGACCGTGCTGCTCACCGCGATCGCCGCGGTGACGTCCCGGATCGGGCTGATCGCGACCGCCAGTACGACGTACAACGAGCCCTTCAACCTGGCCCGGCGGTTCGCCAGCGTGGACCACGTCAGCGCCGGGCGGGCCGGCTGGAACGTGGTGACGACGGCCGGGCCGGAGGCGGCGAAGAACTTCAACCTGGCCGACCAGCCGGCGCACGCGGAGCGGTACGAGCGGGCGGCGGAGTTCCTCGAGGTCTCGTTCAAGCTGTGGGACTCCTGGCAGGACGACGCGACGCTGGCCGACAAGGAGTCCGGGGTCTGGGGCGAGAACGCCCACGTGCGGCCGATCGAGCACGTCGGCCGGCACTTCCAGGTGCGGGGGCCGCTCAACCTGCCGCGGTCGCCGCAGGGGTACCCGCTGATCGTGCAGGCCGGATCGTCCGAGGACGGCAAGGGCCTGGCGGCGCGGTACGCCGAGGCGGTCTTCACCGCGCAGCAGACGCTCGCGGACGCGCAGGCCTTCTACAGCGACCTGAAGGCCCGGACCGCGGCGCTCGGCCGGAACCCCGACGGCCTGAAGATCCTGCCGGGCATCGTGCCGGTGATCGGTGCGACCGAAGCCGAAGCGCTCGCCCTGGAGCGGGAGCTGGACGAGCTGATCAAGCCGGAGTACGCGCGGGAGCAGCTGGCCCGGACGCTCCGGGTGAAGCCGGAGGACCTGCCCTTCGACCGGCAACTGCCGGCAGACTTGCCGGACGAGGACGAGATCGAGGGCGCGAAGAGCCGCTACACGCTGATCGTCACGCTGGCCCGGCGCGAGCAGCTGACCGTGCGCGAGCTGATCGGCCGGCTGGGCGGCGGCCGCGGTCACCGCACCTTCTCCGGTACGCCGGAGCAGGTGGCCGACGCGATCCAGGAGTGGTTCGACGCCGGCGCGGCCGACGGCTTCAACATCATGCCCGCGGTGCTGCCGTCCGGGCTGGTCGCCTTCGCGGACCATGTCGTCCCGCTGCTGCAGCAGCGCGGCCTGTTCCGCACCGAGTACACCGGGACGACCCTGCGCGACCACTACGGCCTGCCTCGTCCTTCCGGCCGCCGCGAGCAGGACCCGAGCAAGTCGTTGCAGGAGGCAACCGCCTGA
- a CDS encoding glycerophosphodiester phosphodiesterase, which translates to MAKRPSVVAHRGASEISPEHTLAAYQRAVTAGADGLECDVRLTSDGHLVCVHDRRIDRTSTGRGVLSTMSLEELDVFDWGSWKNPWAELDDESELAGPDLTKVLTLETLLATVRDAGRPIELAIETKHPTRYAGLVERRLIETLDRFGWAHPKVGSESPARVMSFSWLSLRRMRSMAPGVRTVLLMDRIPLRFRDGSLPTGVSYAGPSVELVAAHPEYVDRAHKHGHQVHVWTVNTAEDVRYCHALGVDAIISDRPELAVATLAEHPDRPPLPAARSRRRTGLPR; encoded by the coding sequence ATGGCGAAACGCCCGAGCGTCGTGGCTCATCGCGGCGCGAGTGAGATCAGTCCCGAGCACACCCTGGCGGCCTATCAGCGGGCGGTGACCGCGGGAGCGGACGGCCTCGAGTGCGACGTCCGGCTGACCTCCGACGGCCACCTGGTCTGTGTGCACGACCGGCGGATCGACCGGACCTCCACCGGCCGCGGTGTGCTGTCGACGATGAGTCTGGAGGAGCTCGACGTCTTCGACTGGGGCTCGTGGAAGAACCCGTGGGCCGAGCTGGACGACGAGTCCGAGCTGGCCGGCCCCGACCTGACCAAGGTGCTCACCCTGGAGACGCTGCTCGCGACGGTGCGGGACGCCGGCCGCCCGATCGAGCTCGCGATCGAGACCAAGCACCCCACCCGGTACGCCGGTCTGGTCGAGCGCCGGCTGATCGAGACGCTCGACCGGTTCGGCTGGGCGCACCCGAAGGTCGGCTCGGAGTCGCCGGCCCGGGTGATGTCGTTCTCCTGGCTGTCGCTGCGCCGGATGCGGTCGATGGCGCCCGGTGTCCGCACCGTCCTGCTGATGGACCGGATCCCGCTGCGGTTCCGCGACGGCTCCCTGCCGACCGGCGTCTCGTACGCCGGACCGAGCGTCGAGCTGGTCGCCGCGCACCCGGAGTACGTGGACCGGGCGCACAAGCACGGCCACCAGGTGCACGTGTGGACGGTGAACACCGCGGAGGACGTCCGGTACTGCCACGCCCTGGGGGTGGACGCGATCATCAGCGACCGCCCCGAGCTGGCCGTCGCCACGCTGGCCGAGCACCCCGATCGCCCGCCGCTGCCAGCCGCCCGGTCCCGGCGGCGGACCGGTCTGCCCAGGTGA
- a CDS encoding ATP-binding protein: protein MSVVDVVLPHEVSAVADARRRLLGYLQRARVADNVRDDAQLVLSELLSNAIRYAPPLPSGDVRAAWWLDKAGIHLEVTDGRGETEPQRISDAHPESLGGRGLAIVDVLTSAWAVRTSDRQRTVHAVVPL, encoded by the coding sequence GTGAGCGTTGTGGACGTCGTCCTGCCGCACGAAGTGTCTGCGGTGGCGGACGCCCGACGCCGTCTGCTGGGCTATCTCCAGCGAGCCCGGGTCGCCGACAACGTACGCGACGACGCGCAGCTGGTGCTGTCCGAACTGCTCTCGAACGCGATCCGGTACGCACCGCCGCTGCCCAGTGGCGACGTCCGGGCCGCCTGGTGGCTGGACAAGGCGGGCATCCACCTCGAGGTCACCGACGGCCGGGGCGAGACCGAGCCGCAGCGGATCAGCGACGCCCACCCCGAGTCCCTCGGCGGGCGCGGGCTGGCCATCGTCGACGTGCTCACCTCCGCCTGGGCCGTGCGCACCTCCGACCGCCAGCGCACCGTGCACGCCGTCGTCCCGCTCTGA
- a CDS encoding DUF5926 family protein, translating into MGKKSRNRAKNTTTVTLDPADLVDVGPREPCPCGSGKRFKQCHGKDRAQAADAFVVRPFEGLPAECDLIAFREIVPAGTAEVTLAGEHQDRKVTLVTLLPMAMPGLVRDDESIWIGLQTHASSGDPSRDVAHAITAALETEPGNPIQLGDLLKDGPRLQDLLDTSKPIVAKVHEGFDFWVGENVEDPTGEVAAGLERANAAAAPTVRLESVEAAYWTQIGDRRYLRWVLPYAEDELLDALARLHAAGNSALTDGSRLIGSFRALGVLAPVWELPADTEAADLEKPAAEFATALEKALAADAALTTEERAARAGLASRQLTIR; encoded by the coding sequence ATGGGAAAGAAGTCGCGCAACCGCGCCAAGAACACGACGACCGTCACGCTCGACCCGGCCGACCTGGTCGACGTGGGCCCGCGGGAGCCCTGTCCGTGCGGTTCCGGCAAGCGGTTCAAGCAGTGCCACGGCAAGGACCGGGCGCAGGCCGCCGACGCGTTCGTGGTCCGGCCGTTCGAGGGCCTGCCGGCTGAGTGCGACCTGATCGCGTTCCGCGAGATCGTGCCGGCCGGGACCGCCGAGGTGACGCTGGCCGGTGAGCACCAAGACCGCAAGGTCACCCTGGTCACCCTGCTGCCGATGGCGATGCCCGGCCTGGTCCGCGACGACGAGTCGATCTGGATCGGCCTGCAGACGCACGCCTCCTCCGGCGACCCGAGCCGCGACGTCGCGCACGCGATCACCGCGGCCCTGGAGACCGAGCCCGGCAACCCGATCCAGCTCGGCGACCTGCTCAAGGACGGCCCGCGCCTGCAGGACCTGCTCGACACCAGCAAGCCGATCGTGGCGAAGGTGCACGAGGGTTTCGACTTCTGGGTCGGCGAGAACGTCGAGGACCCGACCGGTGAGGTCGCCGCGGGCCTGGAGCGGGCGAACGCCGCCGCGGCCCCGACCGTCCGGCTGGAGTCCGTCGAAGCGGCGTACTGGACGCAGATCGGCGACCGCCGCTACCTGCGCTGGGTGCTGCCGTACGCCGAGGACGAGCTGCTGGACGCACTGGCCCGGCTGCACGCCGCGGGCAACTCGGCCCTCACCGACGGCAGCCGCCTGATCGGTTCGTTCCGGGCCCTCGGCGTGCTCGCGCCGGTCTGGGAGCTGCCGGCCGACACCGAGGCCGCGGACCTGGAGAAGCCGGCCGCCGAGTTCGCCACCGCGCTGGAGAAGGCACTGGCCGCGGACGCGGCACTCACCACCGAGGAGCGCGCCGCCCGAGCGGGCCTGGCGAGCCGCCAACTCACCATCCGCTGA
- a CDS encoding arginine deiminase, whose product MTEAYGVDSEVGPLRTVMLHRPGNELRRLTPRNNDKLLFDGIPWVGRAQDEHDAFAQALRDRDVEVLYLGRLLTEALGDPEARATAVTGATEDLRLGDSLRDYLRTALTALDPEQLAEALMAGVRNDEVRAGGLVTSLLADEDFLIDPLPNLLFTRDSSVWIRDSVAVTSLAMPARVRETQLTELIYRFHPRFAGADKVYDHQLEHVEGGDVLALGPGVLAVGVGERTTPAGVERLARRVFAKDLAHTVLAVPIAQQRATMHLDTVCTMVDVDAVLMYPNMAEEMRALAVTTDGEQLHVAEPEPFLVAAAKALGIDTLRRIDTGLDPVTAEREQWDDGNNTLALAPRVCIAYERTVETNARLEESGIEVIRISGSELGSGRGGPRCMSCPVLRDPLVL is encoded by the coding sequence ATGACTGAGGCATATGGCGTCGACAGCGAGGTCGGGCCGCTGCGGACGGTGATGCTGCACCGGCCGGGCAACGAGCTGCGCCGGCTGACCCCGCGCAACAACGACAAGCTGCTCTTCGACGGGATTCCCTGGGTCGGCCGCGCGCAGGACGAGCACGACGCGTTCGCCCAGGCCCTGCGCGATCGCGACGTGGAGGTGCTGTACCTCGGCCGGCTGCTGACCGAGGCGCTCGGTGACCCCGAGGCCCGGGCCACCGCTGTCACCGGCGCCACCGAGGACCTGCGGCTCGGCGACAGCCTGCGCGACTACCTGCGGACCGCGCTCACCGCACTGGATCCCGAGCAGCTGGCGGAAGCGCTGATGGCCGGTGTCCGCAACGACGAGGTCCGCGCCGGCGGGCTGGTCACCTCGCTGCTGGCCGACGAGGACTTCCTGATCGACCCGCTGCCGAACCTGCTCTTCACCCGGGACTCCAGCGTCTGGATCCGGGACTCGGTCGCGGTCACCTCGCTGGCGATGCCGGCCCGGGTCCGCGAGACCCAGCTGACCGAGCTGATCTACCGGTTCCACCCGCGCTTCGCCGGTGCGGACAAGGTGTACGACCACCAGCTCGAGCACGTCGAGGGCGGTGACGTGCTGGCGCTCGGTCCCGGCGTGCTCGCGGTCGGCGTCGGCGAGCGGACCACGCCGGCCGGGGTGGAGCGGCTGGCCCGCCGGGTGTTCGCCAAGGACCTCGCGCACACCGTGCTCGCCGTACCGATCGCCCAGCAGCGCGCGACCATGCACCTGGACACCGTCTGCACGATGGTCGACGTCGACGCCGTGCTGATGTACCCGAACATGGCCGAGGAGATGCGGGCGCTGGCGGTCACCACCGATGGCGAGCAGCTGCACGTCGCCGAGCCCGAGCCGTTCCTGGTCGCCGCGGCCAAGGCGCTCGGCATCGACACGCTGCGCCGGATCGACACCGGGCTGGACCCGGTCACCGCCGAGCGCGAGCAGTGGGACGACGGCAACAACACCCTCGCGCTGGCACCGCGGGTGTGCATCGCCTACGAGCGCACGGTCGAGACCAACGCGCGGCTGGAGGAGTCCGGCATCGAGGTGATCCGGATCTCCGGGTCCGAGCTGGGCTCCGGCCGGGGCGGCCCGCGCTGCATGTCCTGCCCGGTGCTGCGTGACCCCCTCGTGCTGTGA
- a CDS encoding glycosyltransferase family 2 protein yields MSGNDQPSVEQQRAVACVIPAKDEAARIAATVDAVRKIVGVDLVVVVDDGSTDGTSEEAERAGAVVVRHERNRGKAAAMETGAAEVARRDGARPRHLLFLDADLTDTATGAEPLIAPVQAGQADMTIGTLPAQVRADGSKAGGHGFVVRLARDGIALATGWAPEQPLSGQRCLTRAAFDAAVPLASGFGVETALSIDLGRKGFRILEVPIEVRHRATGTDWRGQLHRGRQFLHVRRALAARSALPPRKAL; encoded by the coding sequence GTGTCCGGGAATGATCAGCCGTCGGTCGAGCAGCAGCGCGCGGTCGCCTGCGTGATTCCGGCCAAGGACGAGGCCGCGCGGATCGCCGCCACGGTGGACGCCGTGCGCAAGATCGTCGGCGTCGACCTGGTCGTGGTGGTCGACGACGGCTCCACCGACGGCACCAGCGAGGAGGCCGAGCGGGCCGGCGCCGTGGTCGTCCGGCACGAACGCAACCGGGGCAAGGCCGCGGCGATGGAGACCGGCGCCGCGGAGGTCGCCCGTCGCGACGGCGCCCGCCCGCGGCACCTGCTTTTCCTGGACGCCGACCTGACCGACACCGCGACCGGCGCCGAGCCGTTGATCGCCCCGGTGCAGGCCGGGCAGGCCGACATGACGATCGGCACGCTGCCGGCCCAGGTCCGCGCCGACGGCAGCAAGGCCGGCGGTCACGGGTTCGTCGTCCGGCTCGCGCGGGACGGCATCGCGCTGGCGACCGGCTGGGCGCCGGAGCAGCCGCTGTCCGGTCAGCGGTGCCTGACCCGCGCGGCCTTCGACGCCGCGGTCCCGCTGGCGAGCGGCTTCGGGGTGGAGACCGCGCTCAGCATCGACCTCGGCCGCAAGGGTTTTCGCATTCTCGAGGTGCCGATCGAGGTCCGGCACCGGGCCACCGGCACCGACTGGCGTGGCCAGTTGCACCGGGGCCGCCAGTTCCTGCACGTACGCCGTGCGCTGGCCGCCCGCAGCGCGCTGCCCCCGCGGAAGGCGCTATGA
- the mptB gene encoding polyprenol phosphomannose-dependent alpha 1,6 mannosyltransferase MptB gives MSTDQSTGEQIARAERDGRRAVGLYLVSAALIVAVGLLGPSVVVLTLTNRHAWLPSYWFDAKPNDWLVSVMIYVAILLGGYGVFLAARALKNGWAPQVRRLVALGIGTTAAITLVPPMASGDVLIYAAYGRIMSLGGNPYTTAPADTIRLGYDSVIAATERPWQGARSVYGPIATWIQWFSSWVGGDSMQLTVWMLQLTVAVSLVVTGLLLLKLVGPNPVNRRRVVMLGLANPLILWTVLAGAHNDAIAVMFAVVALVLFRRHVFAAGLMLGVAGCTKLSIGLVGVAMLWSLRDDRRRALQFCAGGAIAMIGLYSVVGLQAFQQARSQTSFISTGTPHKVIFSLFDLFLPGPLVRTVIGVAAWIGLVLVAILLSQVFPKSLVPRTHPEDRTPDAIRYTAIYAVAWLLTAMYSLPWYDVIAWMALAAVAGSKVDKLMVIRTTMLAIAYVPGRDPNARQVAASLSDSLEWFSARLRDTVAPAVELAVLIGLILWARRGGAQWWPYDWPRRKAKAKSEQTVSQ, from the coding sequence ATGAGCACCGACCAGTCCACCGGCGAGCAGATCGCGCGCGCCGAGCGTGACGGCCGGCGCGCGGTCGGGTTGTACCTGGTCTCGGCCGCGCTGATCGTCGCCGTCGGGCTGCTGGGCCCGTCGGTGGTCGTGCTGACGCTGACCAACCGGCACGCCTGGCTCCCGTCGTACTGGTTCGACGCCAAGCCGAACGACTGGCTGGTGTCGGTGATGATCTACGTCGCCATCCTGCTCGGCGGGTACGGCGTCTTCCTGGCGGCCCGGGCGCTGAAGAACGGCTGGGCCCCGCAGGTCCGCCGATTGGTTGCCCTAGGCATCGGTACGACGGCGGCGATCACGCTGGTGCCGCCGATGGCCTCGGGCGACGTGCTCATCTACGCGGCGTACGGGCGGATCATGTCGCTCGGCGGCAACCCGTACACGACCGCACCGGCCGACACCATCCGGCTCGGCTACGACTCGGTGATCGCTGCCACCGAACGGCCGTGGCAGGGCGCGCGCAGCGTCTACGGGCCGATCGCGACCTGGATCCAGTGGTTCTCCTCCTGGGTCGGCGGCGACTCGATGCAGCTGACCGTTTGGATGCTGCAGCTGACGGTCGCGGTCAGCCTCGTCGTCACCGGCCTGCTGCTGCTCAAGCTCGTCGGCCCCAACCCGGTCAACCGCCGTCGCGTGGTGATGCTCGGCCTGGCCAACCCGCTGATCCTGTGGACCGTGCTGGCCGGCGCGCACAACGACGCGATCGCGGTGATGTTCGCGGTGGTCGCGCTGGTGCTCTTCCGCCGGCACGTCTTCGCCGCCGGCCTGATGCTCGGCGTCGCCGGCTGCACCAAGTTGTCGATCGGCCTGGTCGGCGTGGCGATGCTCTGGTCGCTGCGCGACGACCGGCGCCGGGCGCTCCAGTTCTGCGCCGGTGGCGCGATCGCGATGATCGGCCTGTACTCCGTGGTCGGGCTGCAGGCGTTCCAGCAGGCCCGGTCGCAGACGTCGTTCATCTCCACCGGCACGCCGCACAAGGTGATCTTCAGCTTGTTCGACCTGTTCCTGCCCGGGCCGCTGGTCCGGACGGTGATCGGTGTCGCGGCCTGGATCGGGCTGGTGCTGGTCGCCATCCTGCTCTCGCAGGTGTTCCCGAAGTCGCTGGTCCCGCGGACCCATCCTGAGGACCGGACCCCCGACGCGATCCGCTACACCGCGATCTACGCGGTCGCCTGGCTGCTGACGGCGATGTACTCGCTGCCCTGGTACGACGTGATCGCCTGGATGGCGCTGGCCGCGGTGGCCGGCTCGAAGGTCGACAAGCTGATGGTGATCCGGACGACGATGCTCGCGATCGCCTACGTGCCCGGCCGCGATCCGAACGCCCGCCAGGTCGCCGCCTCCCTGTCGGACTCGCTGGAGTGGTTCAGCGCCCGGCTGCGGGACACCGTCGCCCCGGCGGTCGAGCTGGCCGTGCTGATCGGGCTGATCCTGTGGGCCCGGCGCGGCGGGGCCCAGTGGTGGCCGTACGACTGGCCGCGGCGCAAGGCCAAGGCGAAGTCCGAGCAAACCGTCAGCCAGTAG
- a CDS encoding cupin domain-containing protein produces the protein MHKLSGAGQYAAAEPNHFAEHLRTESLSVGTYSIPAGGVDDQAPHREDEIYVVTSGRASIVTPGGAEPVGPGDVLFVPAGEPHHFAEVTEDLALLVFFAPPYSGR, from the coding sequence ATGCACAAGCTGTCAGGCGCGGGCCAATACGCGGCCGCTGAGCCGAACCACTTCGCCGAGCACCTGCGGACCGAGTCGCTGTCGGTCGGCACGTACTCGATCCCGGCCGGTGGGGTGGACGACCAGGCGCCGCACCGCGAGGACGAGATCTACGTGGTGACGTCCGGCCGGGCCAGCATCGTGACGCCCGGTGGCGCCGAACCGGTCGGTCCCGGCGACGTGCTGTTCGTGCCCGCCGGGGAGCCGCACCACTTCGCCGAGGTCACCGAGGACCTCGCCCTGCTCGTCTTCTTCGCCCCGCCGTACTCCGGCCGCTGA